TTGAAGAGCTAGAGCATGATTTACATAATACCGTTGCTTTTGGTATTCTGCCATTATTTGCCTTTGCCAACTCCGGTATATCGCTAAAAGGTGCAGGTCTTGCTGAGCTATTCCATTCAGTGCCACTTGGTATCGCCGCAGGGCTATTCATCGGTAAACAACTAGGCGTTATGATTATGTGCTGGTTAATCTTTAAACTTGGTATCTCAACCATGCCAAGAGGGATGAATTACAAGCAAATCTACGGTGCCGCTTTACTGTGCGGTGTTGGCTTTACCATGAGCTTATTTATCGGTGGCTTGGCATTTGCTGGCGATACCACGCTATTCGATGAACGTTTAGGCATCATTATGGGCTCGATCGTATCTGGTATTGCTGGTTACATCATGCTAAAACTAAGCTTAAAAGATAGTGTCAGCGGGACATCAGTAGATTTAACTCGTCATTGATATTTGTGCCGAAGGTTTAGATATAGACAATACCTATTATGAGTCTTATGATATAAATTGAGCTTCATAATGCGCTAACAGTTTATAACAACTGTTAGCGCATTTGATTATCAGTAGCGCCAGCTATGATGGTACATTATAAATATGAAACCCAAAACTCCTTCTAAAAGTGATACCGACATCTCTAATGAGCAGCTTATACAGAATAAAAAACCTGTAGCGAGCTATCAGCGTCATGGGCGTACTACTGCCATTACAGATCATAGTGATCTACAAGTCCTACGCCGTATCAGGCGTTACCTGCTACCTAAAGACTTCACTATCTCGCAAGATTTATTAGAGGGGATAGTAGTTGGTTACGATATTGGTGATCCGCTGGCGGATGCGTTGGCGGCTGATGGGATTCGCTTTGGCCGTCCGCTACAGAATTTGATAGTCGATGGTAACGTAAATCCTAGTATCAATATTGACCTTACTACTAACCCATCATTTAGCTCATTAACTGAGCAATTTAGCAGTCACCCTGATTGGTTTGATCCCAAGCTTGCGCAAATTGGTGCGGTCGCCTATCGCCGTTATCCGCTGATGCTCATTTGGCTACTGCGTAACGTTGCACTAATGGCAGGCTACAGCATCCCTGCTCTCTCGCTACCGCTCATTCAGACCGGTGCCTTGATGCATGACGCTCTACCACGCTTGATGCGTACCTACGCTTATATCCTAGCGGTATCTGAACACCCACAACTAGACTCTAGCGCACATCATAATCATAATAATAACCGCAAACCTATTGACCAAGTATTAGCGATCGGCTCTGAGGGCTGGCGCCAGTCAATCCATGTACGTCAGATTCATACATTGGTACGCCAAAACTTGCTTAAAGGTAAAGGCAATGCTGCCGCAGGCGTCATACCAAATGCCGATCAACATCATAATCCTGATGGTACTTGGAATACGGCCTATTGGGGTATCCCCATTAATCAGACAGATATGATTGCGACTCACTTGCAGTTTTCACTATTAATTATGCGTGGATTGCAGCTGCTGGGAGCACGGATTAGCACAGAAGAAGCTGAGGGCATCTTGCATCTGTGGAATCTTGCCAGCTACTGGATGGGTGTTGATTTGCAGCGTTTGCCAAAAGATGAAGCCGCCTGCTGGGAATGGCTTTATACCTATTTATCCATTCAGCAGCTTGACTTTAAAATGGGCAGACCGCTTGCCAAAGCCTTGCACGATTTGCCACGCCAGCTAATGGGTGAGGACAATCGACGTGGACGCTTCGTTGAGATGGTTAATGCTAGTGTGACACGCACCATAGTCGGTGATGATGTTGGTGATGGACTACAATTGCCCAAATCAAAGATACGTTTTGGGGTACTGTCTTCAGTGCCTATCTTGTTCGCTCTTGATACGGCTCGCCAACACAATAGTGCTGTTGCTGACAAGCTTGAGCAGTTCCGCGCTAAGCGCCAAGATAACATGAACTGGTGGCTTAAGAAAAACGATGACTACTATAAATAAAAAACATAGCTCAAGAATATTATTAGTAGTAAATAGAATATCCTGAACCATTATCAATAGCGTAAACAATAACTATAATAAATCCACAAAAAGCGTGTTCGATTATGGCTCTGTGTTAAAGGGTTCTACGTTAAATAAGTGTATATTAAAAGGTTAGACGCTATAAGACTATAACCTTCACAGCCTTGTGTTTTGTATACGGTAATACCATTCAAGCTGCCGATCAAACCCAGTTTCTAGTAGGCTGGCAATGACGCGTCCCGTCAGACCCCACACTGTTTCACCCTCCACTTGCCAGCTGGGTGTGAGTATGGTCGAGGTTTCATCCTGCATCGTGTACTCTACCGAA
The nucleotide sequence above comes from Psychrobacter sp. P2G3. Encoded proteins:
- a CDS encoding oxygenase MpaB family protein; amino-acid sequence: MKPKTPSKSDTDISNEQLIQNKKPVASYQRHGRTTAITDHSDLQVLRRIRRYLLPKDFTISQDLLEGIVVGYDIGDPLADALAADGIRFGRPLQNLIVDGNVNPSINIDLTTNPSFSSLTEQFSSHPDWFDPKLAQIGAVAYRRYPLMLIWLLRNVALMAGYSIPALSLPLIQTGALMHDALPRLMRTYAYILAVSEHPQLDSSAHHNHNNNRKPIDQVLAIGSEGWRQSIHVRQIHTLVRQNLLKGKGNAAAGVIPNADQHHNPDGTWNTAYWGIPINQTDMIATHLQFSLLIMRGLQLLGARISTEEAEGILHLWNLASYWMGVDLQRLPKDEAACWEWLYTYLSIQQLDFKMGRPLAKALHDLPRQLMGEDNRRGRFVEMVNASVTRTIVGDDVGDGLQLPKSKIRFGVLSSVPILFALDTARQHNSAVADKLEQFRAKRQDNMNWWLKKNDDYYK